A DNA window from Pseudorasbora parva isolate DD20220531a chromosome 19, ASM2467924v1, whole genome shotgun sequence contains the following coding sequences:
- the tapbp.1 gene encoding TAP binding protein (tapasin), tandem duplicate 1 isoform X2 has product MSGISTIYKISIIAFILCFRVSGSGCPVLECWFVQEKPGHGGGFSVPMSQEKSLMFIRTEAYSEETMSDLHPPADISPSRIYYVTDPAGTFCTAALNPPKGSVTKPKCEINPFMPHASMVRWASALTDSAQSPVYLQADWFSVAVQGLDEQQTLSNIMRAPSDSKAPKVILSISSKTPVVRCRLGEPVLLDCGFWVDPSSPVHGSGFSVEWRYQFRGEGRLVLAYDGKNDRFAETSETGADIDLTGLYETGNASLILEESQVRHSGIYICSVYLPHLLAQVAVELEIVEPPSLSIYPSPLPLLVPGQVLLIQCEASGFAPHTLDLVWEFTGADGKSRSLGQGGVTGHRQALDGTFSQSSRLELDSSKLGLGRGGDLTCVAKHDGGTRRATAALNVIGVSAPSIEDSMAMVAVALVLYGMMKFLSWTFSSSDSGDTELKDKKVK; this is encoded by the exons ATGTCAGGCATTTCGACCATATACAAGATATCTATCATTGCGTTTATATTGTGTTTCCGTG TTTCTGGTTCTGGATGTCCGGTTCTGGAGTGCTGGTTTGTCCAGGAGAAGCCCGGTCATGGAGGAGGTTTCTCAGTACCAATGAGTCAAGAGAAATCTCTAATGTTCATCAGAACTGAAGCTTACAGTGAAGAGACCATGTCTGATCTTCATCCTCCTGCAGACATCAGCCCGTCCAGGATTTACTATGTGACTG ATCCAGCTGGCACGTTCTGTACTGCCGCCCTGAACCCACCCAAAGGCTCTGTGACCAAACCAAAGTGTGAGATTAACCCTTTCATGCCTCACGCCTCCATGGTCAGATGGGCTTCTGCTCTCACTGACTCCGCCCAAAGTCCAGTCTATCTGCAAGCTGATTGGTTCTCAGTGGCAGTGCAGGGGCTTGACGAGCAGCAGACGCTGTCCAATATTATGAGAGCTCCTTCAGATTCTAAAGCGCCAAAAG TCATTCTCAGCATCTCCAGTAAAACCCCTGTGGTCCGCTGTAGACTGGGAGAGCCGGTTCTGTTAGACTGTGGGTTCTGGGTCGACCCGTCTTCTCCAGTTCACGGCTCTGGATTCTCTGTGGAGTGGCGTTATCAGTTCCGGGGTGAAGGACGGCTGGTCCTCGCTTACGATGGCAAGAACGATCGGTTTGCAGAGACATCAGAGACCGGAGCCGATATTGACCTCACAGGCCTCTATGAAACAGGAAATGCATCTCTGATTCTGGAAGAATCTCAAGTCAGACACTCAGGAATTTACATCTGCTCAGTGTATCTTCCACACCTGCTGGCTCAGGTAGCCGTGGAGCTGGAGATAGTTG AGCCTCCATCTCTCTCCATCTACCCTTCTCCTCTTCCTCTGCTGGTTCCGGGGCAGGTTCTGTTGATCCAGTGTGAGGCGTCTGGTTTTGCTCCTCACACTCTGGATCTGGTCTGGGAGTTCACCGGGGCTGATGGGAAGTCTCGCTCTCTGGGTCAGGGCGGTGTAACGGGTCACAGACAGGCGTTAGATGGCACCTTCAGTCAGAGCAGCCGTCTGGAGCTGGACTCGAGTAAACTGGGTCTCGGTCGTGGTGGTGACCTCACCTGTGTAGCCAAACATGACGGAGGAACACGGCGAGCTACTGCTGCACTCAATGTGATTG GTGTCAGCGCTCCTTCTATTGAGGACTCTATGGCGATGGTCGCTGTTGCTCTGGTGCTTTACGGCATGATGAAGTTTCTCTCCTGGACATTCAGCTCCTCTG acTCCGGTGACACTGAATTAAAGGATAAG AAGGTGAAGTAA
- the tapbp.1 gene encoding TAP binding protein (tapasin), tandem duplicate 1 isoform X1 — MSDISTIYKISIIAFILCFRVSGSGCPVLECWFVQEKPGHGGGFSVPMSQEKSLMFIRTEAYSEETMSDLHPPADISPSRIYYVTDPAGTFCTAALNPPKGSVTKPKCEINPFMPHASMVRWASALTDSAQSPVYLQADWFSVAVQGLDEQQTLSNIMRAPSDSKAPKVILSISSKTPVVRCRLGEPVLLDCGFWVDPSSPVHGSGFSVEWRYQFRGEGRLVLAYDGKNDRFAETSETGADIDLTGLYETGNASLILEESQVRHSGIYICSVYLPHLLAQVAVELEIVEPPSLSIYPSPLPLLVPGQVLLIQCEASGFAPHTLDLVWEFTGADGKSRSLGQGGVTGHRQALDGTFSQSSRLELDSSKLGLGRGGDLTCVAKHDGGTRRATAALNVIGVSAPSIEDSMAMVAVALVLYGMMKFLSWTFSSSDSGDTELKDKKVK, encoded by the exons ATGTCTGACATTTCGACCATTTACAAGATATCTATCATTGCGTTTATATTGTGTTTTCGTG TTTCTGGTTCTGGATGTCCGGTTCTGGAGTGCTGGTTTGTCCAGGAGAAGCCCGGTCATGGAGGAGGTTTCTCAGTACCAATGAGTCAAGAGAAATCTCTAATGTTCATCAGAACTGAAGCTTACAGTGAAGAGACCATGTCTGATCTTCATCCTCCTGCAGACATCAGCCCGTCCAGGATTTACTATGTGACTG ATCCAGCTGGCACGTTCTGTACTGCCGCCCTGAACCCACCCAAAGGCTCTGTGACCAAACCAAAGTGTGAGATTAACCCTTTCATGCCTCACGCCTCCATGGTCAGATGGGCTTCTGCTCTCACTGACTCCGCCCAAAGTCCAGTCTATCTGCAAGCTGATTGGTTCTCAGTGGCAGTGCAGGGGCTTGACGAGCAGCAGACGCTGTCCAATATTATGAGAGCTCCTTCAGATTCTAAAGCGCCAAAAG TCATTCTCAGCATCTCCAGTAAAACCCCTGTGGTCCGCTGTAGACTGGGAGAGCCGGTTCTGTTAGACTGTGGGTTCTGGGTCGACCCGTCTTCTCCAGTTCACGGCTCTGGATTCTCTGTGGAGTGGCGTTATCAGTTCCGGGGTGAAGGACGGCTGGTCCTCGCTTACGATGGCAAGAACGATCGGTTTGCAGAGACATCAGAGACCGGAGCCGATATTGACCTCACAGGCCTCTATGAAACAGGAAATGCATCTCTGATTCTGGAAGAATCTCAAGTCAGACACTCAGGAATTTACATCTGCTCAGTGTATCTTCCACACCTGCTGGCTCAGGTAGCCGTGGAGCTGGAGATAGTTG AGCCTCCATCTCTCTCCATCTACCCTTCTCCTCTTCCTCTGCTGGTTCCGGGGCAGGTTCTGTTGATCCAGTGTGAGGCGTCTGGTTTTGCTCCTCACACTCTGGATCTGGTCTGGGAGTTCACCGGGGCTGATGGGAAGTCTCGCTCTCTGGGTCAGGGCGGTGTAACGGGTCACAGACAGGCGTTAGATGGCACCTTCAGTCAGAGCAGCCGTCTGGAGCTGGACTCGAGTAAACTGGGTCTCGGTCGTGGTGGTGACCTCACCTGTGTAGCCAAACATGACGGAGGAACACGGCGAGCTACTGCTGCACTCAATGTGATTG GTGTCAGCGCTCCTTCTATTGAGGACTCTATGGCGATGGTCGCTGTTGCTCTGGTGCTTTACGGCATGATGAAGTTTCTCTCCTGGACATTCAGCTCCTCTG acTCCGGTGACACTGAATTAAAGGATAAG AAGGTGAAGTAA